The Enterobacter mori genomic interval AACATCTGACGGGCCTCTTCAACTTCCGCATCCGGAAACACATCGTCGCTTTCAACGGTGGAGAAGTGCGGTTCCAGATCGCCGAGTGCCACCTGGATATCTTTCGGGATATCTACCAGAACCGGACCAGGACGACCAGAGCTTGCCACTTCGAACGCTTCTGCCATCACGCGCGGCAGCTCTTCCAGAGACTGGACGAGGAAGCTGTGTTTGGTGCAGGCCAGCGATAAACCGAGGACGTCAACTTCCTGGAAAGCATCGGTGCCGATGAACGGAGACGCCACCTGGCCGGTAATGGCTACGACGGGAACAGAATCCAGCAGGGCATCCGCCAGACCAGTGATCAAGTTGGTTGCGCCTGGGCCTGAAGTGGCCATGCAGACACCGGTTTTGCCCGTGGCACGAGCGTAACCAATGGCTGCCATCGCTGCACCCTGCTCGTGTCGGCACAACAGGTGTTCCACGCCGCCGTCATACAGTGCATCGTAAATCGGCATAATTGCGCCACCCGGATAACCGAATACGGTTTCCACTCCCTGCGCGCGCAACGCATGTACAACCCATTGTGCCCCATTCATAGTTAGTTCCCCGTCATAAATCTGGAGAAACAGAATTTTATGCTAGTCGTCATTCTCTGCTCCTCGTTTACGTTTTTTAGTCATAAAAAAACCCCCGGACCTTTCGGTGCGGGGGTCTTAGTTCGTTAAGGCTTGATTTCTAAGCCTTTCCTCGTCCAAGTGCAGCCCCGCACGGTGGGATAATAATCACCACCACGCTAATCACGACCAGGCTAATCACTCGTAGAAGGGCTGTCATTTTCAGTTCTTTCTGCATCTTGTTCGAAGGAATACCTAAAGAGTTATCACAGAATTCAAAACAAACACAAGATTTATTTATGGCTCATTTGATTAGCCAGCAAATCATATT includes:
- the ilvL gene encoding ilv operon leader peptide; its protein translation is MTALLRVISLVVISVVVIIIPPCGAALGRGKA
- the ilvX gene encoding peptide IlvX gives rise to the protein MTTSIKFCFSRFMTGN